The genome window CCGGCCCTCGGACGCATCGCCGTCACCGGCTCCCACCAGCCGGTCCAGTGTTTCGGAGGCCCGCACATCCAGCGCCGAGCGCACCGCGGCGTCCTGCAGCCAGGCCGTGCCGGTCTCATACGGTCCGGCGGCTGACCCGGGCGGCATGGACCGCGCCGCCGTCTCCAACCGGTGCACCCGCTCCAGTGTCACCTCGTTCCACGCCACCGGCTCGCCGACGGCGATCCGCAACTTCGCCGCGGACGCCCCGAAGGTCGCCGCCACATCCGCGACGGGGCGTGACCCGCGGAACAGGAATACCGAGGTCGCGGTATTCAGCGGGGTGCTGTAGAGGTGGCGTCCGCCCACCGCCAGGCCACGGTCAGCCTCGGCCAGGGCGCGACGCAGATCCGCCGCCCGGTCCGCGGCGACCACGACCGGGCGGACCCGACCGGCACCGTCGGCCGCGCCGTCGAGGATGTGCCCGGTCGACAGGCCCGCACTGTCCAGCCCCAGCTGCACCCGCAATGCCAGCGAGTTCAACTCCGTCCGGGCCTGCCGCAGATAGGCGGGTCGCTGCAGCAGGATGTCCGCCAGACCGGCGGCATGTTTCAGCACCGACCGGTCATGCGGGGTGAACGGGTGGTCGGCGACGACCGTGATGAGGTGCACCCGTTCGCCCTGCGGCGTCATCCGTTGGCTGATCCGCCACACCCCGTCACGCTGCCCGGCACCGGACCGGGTGGCGCGGCGCCCTTCCTCCACCGCCGACAGTGAGCCGGCCGGCCCGGTCGGGTCGACATGCCCGTGCAGACGTCCGTCATTGTCTGTCACGGCGACAGCGCAGTTCAGGTGGGACGCCGTCTCCGCGAGCAGGGCGTCCATCCCGCCCCGGACCGCGGCAGCGGACAACAGTTCCTGCACGGCGATGAGGCGTTCCTGCTCACGGGTCGCCTGCCGGGCCCGTTCGGCGGCGACCGCATTGAGGATCGCAATGAACGCGGTGTGCCGGGGCACCTCGATGACACTGATGCCGTGGGTGCGGGCGGCCTCCA of Corynebacterium terpenotabidum Y-11 contains these proteins:
- a CDS encoding PucR family transcriptional regulator; its protein translation is MSAVGSPLLLSWLSGQQHLDLRVIVDAPPGTGFSVIQPTELTDPREFLHPQAVVLTVGMALAREVDPFPDYVARLAESQVSAIGFGTGLFYPDVPTDLVEAARTHGISVIEVPRHTAFIAILNAVAAERARQATREQERLIAVQELLSAAAVRGGMDALLAETASHLNCAVAVTDNDGRLHGHVDPTGPAGSLSAVEEGRRATRSGAGQRDGVWRISQRMTPQGERVHLITVVADHPFTPHDRSVLKHAAGLADILLQRPAYLRQARTELNSLALRVQLGLDSAGLSTGHILDGAADGAGRVRPVVVAADRAADLRRALAEADRGLAVGGRHLYSTPLNTATSVFLFRGSRPVADVAATFGASAAKLRIAVGEPVAWNEVTLERVHRLETAARSMPPGSAAGPYETGTAWLQDAAVRSALDVRASETLDRLVGAGDGDASEGRELLQTLETWLRSGGKTAVTAEALGVHRHTVRTRLTRIAEICEVDLDDPVARAELLLVAVTRQ